One Mycobacterium sp. SMC-4 DNA window includes the following coding sequences:
- a CDS encoding TetR/AcrR family transcriptional regulator, producing MSVILHSGIRRTSIEQIAHTARISKGAVYLEFPTKEALLEAVVRREYRDYLDDALALVTADPDGGRLSNIYRHSIAALVNRPFMVALYTDEGQILAGLLKGPDHYRPRMLLGADFLAELADAKLLRADLDPAMVSHLLGMLSLGPLLTEPLLRDSSTPPIDVTFRLLADLVIPGLEPPTGGDPQRGADAFRRLVAGMHRVLESDSAVPGSPV from the coding sequence GTGTCCGTCATCCTGCACTCGGGGATTCGGCGGACATCGATCGAGCAGATCGCGCACACCGCACGGATATCCAAGGGTGCGGTGTACTTGGAGTTCCCCACCAAGGAGGCGCTTCTTGAAGCCGTGGTGCGCCGGGAGTACCGCGACTACCTCGACGACGCCCTCGCTCTCGTGACCGCCGATCCAGACGGCGGGCGGCTGTCGAACATCTATCGCCACTCCATTGCGGCCCTGGTGAACCGCCCGTTCATGGTGGCGCTCTACACCGACGAGGGGCAGATACTCGCCGGGCTTCTTAAGGGGCCCGATCACTACCGTCCCCGAATGTTGTTGGGAGCCGACTTCTTAGCCGAACTTGCCGACGCCAAGCTGCTTCGCGCGGACCTCGATCCTGCCATGGTCAGCCATCTCTTGGGCATGCTGTCGCTCGGTCCGCTCCTGACCGAGCCGCTGCTGCGAGACAGCTCCACCCCACCTATCGACGTGACATTCCGGCTGCTTGCTGATCTTGTGATCCCCGGTCTCGAACCGCCGACCGGTGGCGATCCGCAGCGTGGGGCAGACGCCTTCCGACGACTCGTGGCGGGAATGCATCGAGTCCTCGAATCGGATTCCGCGGTACCGGGATCACCGGTCTAG
- a CDS encoding LysR family transcriptional regulator: protein MSAEVHLVALEYLVALARERHFGRAAAACHVSQPTLSVAIRKLEHDLGVPVVLRGRRFEGFTDEGARILTWAHRILAERDELLADVERMRGGLTMTARIAAIPTSIPASPLLSAELLRQHPSASIRVEALSSREIARRLADFEIDAGLTYLDDESPPGCRQTALYREHYVLLAPQSSPVMSDVSISWAAAATLPLCALTPEMRNRRIINAHMAAAGVDFAPVVEADTVGAIFAHLLNSEFATIASHAWLHAFGVPDGMAVRPMSDNRDGPTVGVITLARAPESPVSAAVHAAAVRSGMSATLEEGLARWLTIEPG from the coding sequence ATGTCCGCTGAAGTGCACCTCGTCGCACTGGAGTACCTCGTCGCGCTGGCCCGGGAACGCCACTTCGGTCGCGCGGCGGCGGCCTGTCATGTCAGCCAGCCCACCCTGTCGGTGGCCATCCGCAAGCTGGAGCACGATCTCGGCGTCCCGGTGGTGTTGCGCGGCCGTCGCTTTGAAGGTTTCACCGACGAGGGCGCGCGCATCCTGACCTGGGCGCACCGCATCCTGGCCGAGCGCGACGAGTTGCTGGCCGACGTGGAGCGCATGCGCGGCGGCCTGACGATGACCGCGCGGATCGCCGCGATCCCCACCTCCATCCCGGCCAGTCCCTTGCTCAGCGCCGAATTGCTGCGCCAGCACCCGTCCGCATCGATCCGGGTGGAAGCGCTGTCGTCTCGAGAGATCGCCCGGCGGCTCGCTGATTTCGAGATAGATGCCGGTCTGACCTATCTCGACGATGAGTCACCACCGGGATGCCGGCAAACCGCGCTGTATCGGGAGCATTATGTGCTGCTGGCTCCGCAGAGTAGTCCGGTGATGTCAGACGTCAGCATCTCGTGGGCAGCAGCAGCCACCCTGCCGCTGTGTGCGCTGACTCCGGAGATGCGCAATCGACGAATCATCAATGCTCACATGGCTGCCGCCGGGGTCGACTTCGCGCCGGTGGTCGAGGCCGATACAGTCGGCGCCATCTTCGCCCATCTGCTCAATTCCGAGTTCGCGACCATCGCGTCACATGCCTGGTTACATGCATTCGGCGTGCCCGACGGCATGGCCGTGCGTCCGATGTCCGACAACCGGGACGGTCCTACGGTCGGAGTGATCACCCTGGCGCGGGCGCCCGAATCGCCGGTGTCGGCGGCCGTGCATGCCGCGGCAGTGCGGTCGGGCATGTCGGCGACCCTCGAGGAGGGTCTGGCACGGTGGCTGACGATCGAGCCAGGCTAG
- a CDS encoding FdhF/YdeP family oxidoreductase, with amino-acid sequence MPRRNNDTTFEFDEDDVVVTPQKDRAAGVPAVLVSLQRSWEQMGALRTAQTLLRLNQRDGFDCPGCAWPETPGHRKHAEFCENGAKAVAEEATRRRVGPDFFEKHSVADLSGRTEYWLGQQGRLTHPMVLRPGATHYEPISWESAFDLIVTHLRTLDTPDAAAFYTSGRTSNEAAFLYQLLIRSFGTNNMPDCSNMCHESSGTALTESIGIGKGSVSVPDLEHADLILIAGQNPGTNHPRMLSVLEKAKANGAKIIAINPLPEAGLLRFKDPQKVHGIVGSGVAIADEFLQIRIGGDQALFQGLAKLLIEADDRQPGTVLDHGFIEEHCAGFDDYAAHIRTVDLETVEAATGLPRRQIEDTAAALISSNRTIVCWAMGLTQHTHGVATIQDATSLLLLRGMMGKPGAGVCPVRGHSNVQGDRTMGIWEQPPESFLAALDTEFGIRSPRNHGYDSVQTIRAMRDGRVRVFMAMGGNFVSATPDTEVTEAALRRCALTVQVSTKLNRSHLVTGSTALILPSLGRTDRDVVNGRKQVVTVEDSMSVLHLSRGSLKPPGPQVCSEVAIVCGLARALFGPEHPVPWSEFATDYDRIRDAIARVVPGFADFNTRVRQPDGFVLPHPPRDERRFATRTGKANFVVNELHWLPVPDGRLILQTMRSHDQYNTTIYGLDDRYRGVKGGRRVVFCHPDDITAAGFVAGDRVDLVSVWPRPDGTVEERTAEDFRLVAYPTPRGNAAAYYPETNPLIPLDHVARGSNTPVSKAVTIRLQQRP; translated from the coding sequence GTGCCTCGCCGAAACAACGACACCACGTTCGAGTTCGACGAGGACGACGTTGTCGTCACCCCCCAGAAAGATCGTGCCGCCGGGGTGCCCGCGGTCTTGGTCTCGCTGCAGCGCAGTTGGGAGCAGATGGGTGCCCTGCGGACAGCCCAGACGCTGCTGCGGCTCAACCAACGCGATGGCTTCGACTGTCCCGGATGCGCCTGGCCCGAAACTCCCGGACACCGCAAGCACGCCGAGTTCTGTGAGAACGGTGCCAAAGCGGTCGCCGAGGAGGCCACCCGCCGGCGGGTCGGCCCTGACTTCTTCGAGAAGCACTCTGTGGCTGACTTGTCGGGCCGCACGGAGTACTGGCTGGGTCAGCAAGGTCGCCTCACTCACCCGATGGTGTTGCGACCCGGTGCGACCCACTACGAGCCGATCAGCTGGGAATCGGCCTTCGACCTGATCGTCACCCACCTGCGCACCCTGGACACCCCCGACGCCGCTGCGTTCTACACCTCGGGCCGCACCTCCAACGAAGCAGCCTTCCTCTATCAACTGCTGATCCGCAGTTTCGGCACCAACAACATGCCCGACTGCTCGAACATGTGCCACGAGTCCTCAGGCACCGCGTTGACCGAGAGCATCGGCATCGGCAAAGGCTCGGTCTCGGTGCCCGACCTCGAGCACGCCGATCTGATCCTCATCGCGGGTCAGAATCCCGGGACCAACCATCCACGAATGCTGTCGGTGCTGGAGAAGGCAAAAGCCAACGGCGCCAAGATCATAGCGATCAACCCACTGCCCGAGGCCGGTCTGCTGCGCTTCAAGGACCCCCAGAAGGTGCACGGTATCGTCGGTTCCGGGGTCGCCATCGCCGACGAATTCCTGCAGATTCGCATCGGGGGAGACCAGGCGCTGTTCCAGGGGCTGGCCAAGCTGCTGATCGAGGCCGACGATCGCCAACCGGGCACCGTGCTCGACCACGGCTTTATCGAGGAACATTGTGCCGGCTTCGACGACTATGCCGCCCACATCCGCACTGTGGACCTGGAAACCGTCGAGGCCGCAACCGGATTGCCGCGCCGGCAGATCGAGGACACGGCGGCGGCGTTGATCTCCTCGAACAGGACGATCGTCTGCTGGGCCATGGGCCTGACGCAACACACCCACGGGGTGGCCACCATCCAGGACGCCACCAGCCTGTTGCTGCTGCGCGGCATGATGGGAAAGCCCGGCGCTGGGGTGTGTCCGGTGCGTGGACACTCCAACGTGCAGGGCGATCGGACGATGGGCATCTGGGAACAACCACCGGAATCCTTCCTGGCCGCGTTGGACACCGAGTTCGGCATCCGCAGCCCGCGAAACCACGGTTATGACTCGGTGCAGACCATCCGGGCGATGCGCGACGGACGGGTGCGGGTCTTCATGGCCATGGGTGGCAACTTCGTCTCCGCGACACCGGATACCGAGGTCACAGAGGCCGCGCTGCGCCGATGCGCACTGACAGTCCAGGTGTCGACGAAGCTCAACCGTTCGCATCTGGTGACCGGCAGTACCGCACTGATCCTGCCGTCACTGGGACGCACCGATCGCGACGTCGTGAATGGGCGTAAACAGGTTGTCACCGTAGAGGATTCGATGTCGGTATTGCATCTGTCCCGGGGATCTCTCAAGCCGCCGGGCCCGCAGGTGTGTAGCGAGGTCGCCATTGTGTGCGGATTGGCCCGCGCGCTGTTCGGTCCGGAGCATCCGGTGCCGTGGTCGGAGTTCGCCACCGATTACGATCGGATCCGGGACGCGATCGCGCGAGTGGTGCCCGGTTTCGCGGACTTCAACACCCGGGTCCGCCAACCCGACGGATTTGTGCTGCCGCATCCTCCGCGCGACGAACGGCGTTTCGCCACCCGGACCGGCAAGGCCAACTTCGTGGTCAACGAGCTGCATTGGCTGCCGGTGCCGGACGGCCGACTGATCCTGCAAACCATGCGCAGTCACGACCAGTACAACACCACGATCTACGGCCTCGACGACCGCTACCGAGGCGTCAAGGGAGGTCGGCGGGTCGTCTTCTGCCATCCCGACGACATCACCGCGGCCGGCTTCGTCGCCGGGGACCGGGTCGACCTGGTCTCGGTGTGGCCCCGCCCGGACGGGACGGTCGAAGAGCGCACCGCCGAGGACTTCCGGCTGGTTGCCTACCCGACACCCCGCGGCAACGCGGCTGCCTACTATCCCGAAACCAATCCCTTGATCCCGCTGGACCATGTGGCGCGAGGATCCAACACCCCGGTGTCCAAAGCCGTCACCATCCGGCTGCAGCAACGGCCCTGA
- a CDS encoding TetR/AcrR family transcriptional regulator gives MGSIPLAADSPTQSNERRRGRPRDDRLDAAIVSAAIKEVAAKGWSGATIEGIALRAGVGRGSIYRRWPSKTELFQYAATSITRPAAEVDSGSFVDDLFAAVLPVAEMLTDPELAALLPALLAEAATDTAIRQTLHTFAAQSRQHAVDAVERARTRGDIPQATDAHALVDMLVGGLVYRRLLRGEPTDASAVRALIHQALESVSPPAHTQEEL, from the coding sequence ATGGGATCGATTCCGCTGGCCGCGGACTCACCGACGCAATCCAACGAGCGCCGGCGGGGCCGGCCGCGCGACGATCGACTCGACGCAGCCATCGTGTCCGCGGCAATCAAGGAAGTCGCCGCCAAGGGTTGGTCCGGCGCGACGATCGAGGGCATCGCGCTACGCGCCGGCGTCGGCCGCGGTTCGATCTACCGGCGCTGGCCCAGCAAGACCGAGTTGTTTCAATACGCGGCCACGTCGATCACCCGTCCGGCCGCCGAGGTGGACAGCGGCTCATTCGTCGACGATCTCTTCGCTGCGGTCCTGCCCGTCGCAGAGATGCTCACCGACCCCGAACTCGCCGCGCTGCTGCCGGCGCTGCTCGCCGAAGCGGCCACAGACACAGCAATCCGTCAGACACTGCACACCTTTGCCGCACAGTCTCGCCAGCACGCAGTCGACGCGGTCGAGCGTGCTCGTACCCGCGGCGACATCCCGCAGGCCACCGATGCACACGCACTTGTCGACATGCTCGTCGGAGGGTTGGTCTACCGGCGGCTGCTGCGCGGTGAGCCCACCGACGCGTCGGCGGTGCGGGCTCTGATCCACCAGGCCCTGGAGAGCGTCTCACCGCCAGCACACACGCAGGAGGAACTGTGA
- a CDS encoding cytochrome P450: MTGLVDVDLTDPELYIHGFPHDLFTELRRRGAVHRHAAVEGRPAIPAIPFWSIVTHPEVQQANRDWQTFAAAGGPMMGADPLLNAGRVLVSLDPPEQAELRRTITSEFTPRMIGKLEELIATRTRHILAQAADGTCDFVADVAYQVPMHLIADIVGIPESDRSWVFERTDLLLRTGNPYNGYSPEEQLAVQAELFEYAQRLTAEKRANPTDDVWTKLAAQLDGFELEMFFLILAIAGSETTRNALTQGLVALLDNPDQLDELRSNPGLISSTADEALRWSTPVLFFGRSATRDVTVGGQDIKAGDRVLFWYPSANRDENVFDDPFRFDIRRSPNPHVSFGGGGVHYCLGANLARKEIEVVFGAIAAGYDIELAGPPVWAGGGPVHNVGIGIDSLPVRITARG, from the coding sequence GTGACCGGACTTGTCGACGTCGATCTCACCGACCCCGAGCTCTATATCCACGGCTTTCCCCACGACCTGTTCACCGAACTGCGTCGACGCGGCGCAGTACACCGGCACGCCGCCGTCGAGGGCCGCCCGGCCATCCCGGCGATCCCGTTCTGGTCGATCGTCACCCATCCCGAGGTTCAGCAGGCCAACCGGGACTGGCAGACCTTCGCCGCCGCGGGCGGGCCGATGATGGGAGCAGACCCGCTCCTCAACGCCGGGCGGGTGCTGGTGTCGCTGGATCCACCCGAGCAGGCCGAACTGCGCCGCACCATCACCTCCGAGTTCACCCCCCGCATGATCGGCAAGCTGGAGGAGCTGATCGCGACGCGAACTCGCCATATCCTCGCCCAGGCCGCCGATGGCACCTGTGACTTCGTCGCAGACGTCGCCTATCAGGTGCCGATGCATCTGATCGCCGACATCGTGGGCATTCCCGAGTCCGACCGCAGCTGGGTGTTCGAGCGAACGGACCTGCTGCTGCGGACCGGCAACCCGTACAACGGCTACAGCCCCGAAGAGCAACTCGCCGTGCAGGCCGAACTGTTCGAGTACGCACAACGTCTGACCGCCGAGAAACGCGCGAACCCGACCGACGACGTATGGACGAAGCTCGCCGCGCAACTCGACGGCTTCGAACTCGAGATGTTCTTCCTCATCCTGGCGATCGCGGGCAGCGAAACCACCCGAAACGCGCTGACACAGGGCCTGGTCGCGCTGCTGGACAATCCTGACCAACTCGACGAGCTGAGATCGAACCCGGGACTGATCTCCAGTACCGCCGACGAGGCCCTCCGATGGTCGACCCCGGTGCTGTTCTTCGGCCGTTCGGCCACCCGTGATGTGACCGTGGGCGGCCAGGACATCAAGGCCGGCGATCGGGTCCTGTTCTGGTATCCGTCAGCGAATCGGGACGAGAACGTCTTCGACGATCCGTTTCGGTTCGATATCCGTCGATCACCCAACCCACACGTGTCTTTCGGCGGGGGTGGCGTGCACTACTGTCTCGGCGCCAACCTCGCCCGCAAGGAGATCGAGGTCGTGTTCGGGGCCATTGCGGCCGGCTACGACATCGAACTTGCCGGGCCCCCGGTATGGGCGGGCGGCGGGCCGGTGCACAACGTCGGCATCGGAATCGACTCCTTGCCGGTGCGAATCACCGCGCGCGGCTGA
- a CDS encoding cation transporter: MTAQSPARRAVLMRRIRWFVAATITYNVIEAVVALTEGARVSSSALIGFGLDSLVEVSSAVAVAWQFSAADPERRERATLRVIAVAFFALAAYVTVDSVRSLFGFGEAQHSALGIGLAAVSLVVMPALSLAQRRTGRELGSLSAVADSKQTLLCAYLSAVLLVGLLLNSLLGWSWADPVAALVIAGAAVREGRQAWRGQSCCAPTSALVSTVDTACGCDDSEQCG; the protein is encoded by the coding sequence ATGACGGCACAGTCGCCGGCCCGCCGTGCGGTGCTGATGAGACGGATCCGGTGGTTCGTCGCGGCAACGATCACCTACAACGTCATCGAGGCTGTCGTGGCGCTGACCGAGGGCGCCAGGGTGTCGTCGTCGGCGCTGATCGGGTTCGGTCTGGATTCACTGGTCGAGGTGTCCTCGGCGGTCGCGGTGGCGTGGCAGTTCTCGGCTGCCGACCCGGAGCGCCGGGAGCGCGCAACCCTGCGCGTCATCGCGGTCGCGTTCTTCGCGTTGGCCGCCTATGTCACCGTGGACTCGGTGCGGTCGCTGTTCGGCTTCGGCGAAGCGCAGCACTCCGCTCTCGGGATCGGCCTGGCGGCGGTGAGCCTCGTCGTGATGCCGGCGCTGTCGCTGGCACAGCGGCGCACGGGCCGTGAACTGGGATCCCTTTCGGCGGTGGCTGATTCCAAGCAGACCCTGCTGTGCGCCTATCTGTCGGCAGTGCTTCTGGTCGGGCTGCTGCTGAACAGCCTGCTGGGGTGGTCGTGGGCCGATCCGGTCGCGGCGTTGGTGATCGCCGGGGCGGCTGTTCGGGAGGGGCGGCAGGCCTGGCGCGGCCAGAGCTGTTGCGCGCCGACGTCGGCGCTGGTCTCGACCGTGGACACGGCCTGTGGCTGTGACGACTCCGAACAGTGCGGGTGA
- a CDS encoding helix-turn-helix transcriptional regulator, protein MSTLVEQGALARFGHALSDSTRTRIMLTLRTGPAYPAELAEQIGISRQLVSNHLACLRGCGLVVAVPEGRRARYELADDRIRRALDDLVGLVLDVDPACCAEAGCC, encoded by the coding sequence ATGAGCACACTCGTCGAACAAGGCGCTCTGGCCCGGTTCGGCCACGCGTTGTCCGACTCCACCCGCACGCGGATCATGCTGACACTGCGTACCGGCCCGGCCTACCCGGCCGAGTTGGCCGAGCAGATCGGCATCTCCCGCCAACTGGTGTCGAATCATCTTGCCTGCCTACGTGGTTGCGGGTTGGTGGTCGCGGTTCCCGAAGGACGGAGGGCACGCTACGAACTGGCCGATGACCGCATCCGTCGGGCTCTGGACGATCTCGTCGGACTGGTGCTCGACGTCGACCCGGCATGCTGCGCGGAGGCTGGTTGCTGTTGA
- a CDS encoding alkaline phosphatase family protein: protein MGQAKFIGRIGVLAVTLGVGAALGSMPAVAYADPGTSSSTSSSSPRSSSEPSQQRARVSTGQRAENEHAERRRDRRDSDTEAPASPRRAAQARVHETSDDAAEASNVDARARKQGRDKVAADAPAVPSVGQSLVTNNATAPESAAEPTAMADSTTQTVAAVTTSTTARPVQRRAPRSAPTRERTTLAGALSGLVSALLSPAAAPGKGVPMHAPVMLAAMGAVRDELERNAQRRLGSVVPQQANVLAIDDSPNVLLIGVDGANLSRILTNPAMVNFFDLMAGSTTAASSIVGHTTISNPSWTSVLTGVWGERTGVINNVFTPWTYNKWPRVFTLIESQNPAVQTTSIANWNVISAIADAGTVGADLVININQVPGDTNWLLTDDAVGQATAAAILGADPDVPNFVFSYFVGVDENGHLYGGASEQYRLALENFDRNLGDILDAIATSGQDWTILMVTDHGHQPQVGFGHGFQSPDETSTFVLAYNPLLFTSGAMNLQYQIADVTPTVLALLNLGTAGDFDGQSLLDRGGTVVPVGADPDAALRQALLDAIDNYGYPDIGTQIALGARTIFGAIPYYVQQLTSTATSGLQAIADMEIFLVSLLAKVAITPVQLLGDVLYIATNIVAQIVARLTGVTGASIFPLWPPAPPPTEFTSPSDMRVAAICASRSTAVLLCGPAGVAA from the coding sequence ATGGGTCAGGCAAAATTCATCGGTCGCATCGGAGTGCTGGCGGTGACATTGGGCGTCGGCGCTGCGCTGGGCAGCATGCCTGCTGTCGCCTACGCCGACCCGGGCACCTCGTCCTCGACGTCTTCATCGTCACCCCGGTCGTCTTCGGAGCCGTCGCAGCAACGCGCACGTGTATCGACTGGTCAGCGTGCCGAAAACGAGCATGCCGAGCGGCGGCGCGACCGTCGAGACAGCGACACCGAGGCACCGGCATCGCCACGCCGCGCCGCCCAAGCGCGCGTCCACGAGACGTCAGACGACGCCGCCGAGGCCAGCAATGTCGATGCGCGGGCGCGCAAGCAGGGACGAGACAAGGTTGCGGCGGACGCGCCTGCTGTCCCATCCGTCGGGCAATCCTTGGTGACCAACAACGCGACAGCGCCGGAATCCGCCGCTGAGCCGACGGCGATGGCAGATTCGACCACCCAAACCGTCGCGGCAGTGACGACCTCAACCACCGCGCGGCCCGTGCAGCGGCGCGCTCCGAGGTCGGCGCCGACCCGTGAACGAACAACCCTGGCCGGCGCCCTGTCAGGTCTGGTGTCCGCACTACTGAGCCCCGCCGCTGCCCCCGGCAAGGGCGTACCGATGCACGCGCCGGTGATGCTGGCCGCGATGGGCGCCGTGCGCGACGAGCTGGAGCGCAACGCGCAGCGCAGGCTGGGCAGTGTCGTTCCGCAGCAAGCCAATGTGCTGGCCATCGACGACTCGCCGAATGTCTTGCTGATCGGCGTCGACGGAGCGAACCTGAGCCGGATCCTGACCAACCCGGCGATGGTCAACTTCTTCGACCTGATGGCCGGCAGCACCACCGCGGCGTCCAGCATCGTCGGACACACGACCATCTCCAACCCGTCGTGGACCTCAGTTCTGACCGGAGTGTGGGGTGAGCGCACCGGCGTCATCAACAATGTCTTCACTCCCTGGACCTACAACAAGTGGCCGAGGGTCTTCACGCTGATCGAGAGCCAGAACCCGGCGGTGCAGACGACCTCCATCGCCAACTGGAACGTCATCTCCGCCATCGCCGATGCCGGCACCGTGGGTGCCGACCTGGTCATCAACATCAATCAGGTGCCCGGAGACACCAATTGGCTACTGACCGACGACGCGGTCGGACAGGCCACCGCAGCCGCGATCCTCGGTGCTGACCCGGATGTCCCGAACTTCGTCTTCAGCTACTTCGTCGGCGTCGACGAGAACGGACACCTGTACGGCGGCGCTTCGGAGCAGTACCGGCTGGCGCTGGAGAACTTCGACCGCAACCTCGGCGACATCCTCGACGCCATCGCCACGTCGGGCCAGGACTGGACGATCCTGATGGTCACCGACCACGGCCATCAACCCCAGGTCGGGTTCGGCCATGGCTTCCAGTCACCCGATGAGACCTCGACATTCGTCCTGGCCTACAACCCGCTGCTCTTCACCTCCGGTGCGATGAACCTGCAGTACCAGATCGCCGACGTCACCCCGACCGTCCTGGCGTTGTTGAATCTCGGCACCGCCGGCGATTTCGACGGCCAATCGCTGCTCGACCGCGGTGGCACCGTTGTTCCGGTGGGTGCTGACCCCGACGCCGCGCTGCGTCAGGCACTGCTCGATGCCATCGACAATTACGGCTATCCCGACATCGGCACCCAGATCGCGCTGGGCGCACGGACCATCTTCGGCGCGATCCCGTACTACGTCCAGCAACTGACCAGCACCGCCACCTCAGGTCTGCAGGCGATCGCCGACATGGAGATCTTCCTGGTCAGCCTGCTGGCCAAGGTCGCGATCACCCCGGTCCAGCTGCTCGGCGACGTGCTCTACATCGCCACCAACATCGTCGCGCAGATCGTCGCCCGGTTGACCGGGGTGACCGGCGCGAGCATCTTCCCGCTGTGGCCGCCGGCCCCACCACCGACCGAGTTCACCTCGCCGTCCGACATGCGAGTGGCAGCAATCTGCGCGTCCCGGTCCACGGCCGTGCTGCTGTGCGGGCCCGCCGGCGTGGCCGCGTAA
- a CDS encoding glycoside hydrolase, which translates to MGRNVLANGRGRWLAIAVSLVASAGMIFAQTAAPPPAPEPSAVPSKAFDPAPRPPTVPVPTEAELLAASAPVDARVFEFALPQGVGHEGGLQVKTIWAARAISMMFPEITTIGGYRQDPLPWHPNGLAIDVMIPNHHSDEGIELGNQIAGFALANAKRWGVLHVIWRQGYYPGIGAPSWTADYGSETLNHFDHVHISTDGGGYPTGKETYYISSMQR; encoded by the coding sequence GTGGGCAGGAATGTGTTAGCTAACGGCCGTGGCCGGTGGTTGGCCATTGCCGTGTCCCTGGTGGCCTCGGCAGGCATGATCTTCGCCCAGACCGCGGCGCCTCCGCCTGCCCCGGAGCCGTCGGCAGTCCCGTCGAAAGCGTTCGATCCGGCGCCGCGGCCCCCCACCGTACCGGTGCCGACCGAAGCCGAATTATTGGCCGCCAGCGCGCCGGTCGACGCCCGGGTGTTCGAGTTCGCGCTGCCTCAGGGCGTGGGCCATGAGGGCGGGTTGCAGGTCAAGACCATCTGGGCGGCGCGGGCGATCAGCATGATGTTTCCCGAGATCACGACGATCGGCGGATACCGGCAGGATCCGTTGCCATGGCATCCCAATGGGCTGGCCATCGACGTGATGATCCCCAACCATCACAGCGATGAGGGCATTGAGCTGGGTAACCAGATCGCGGGCTTCGCGCTGGCCAATGCGAAGCGGTGGGGCGTGCTGCATGTGATCTGGCGACAGGGCTACTACCCGGGCATCGGTGCTCCGAGCTGGACCGCGGACTACGGCTCGGAGACGCTGAATCACTTCGACCACGTGCATATCAGCACCGACGGCGGTGGCTACCCGACCGGCAAAGAGACCTATTACATCTCCTCGATGCAGCGTTAG
- a CDS encoding TIGR03619 family F420-dependent LLM class oxidoreductase codes for MRLGLSTPVVVQVPGVASPWEADAGPEELRRVATTADELGYEFLTCSEHVAIPVDEAPARGDVYWDPLSTLGFLAAHTRRIKLTTAVVVLGYHHPLEIVKRYGTLDRLSAGRLILGVGIGSLAAEFDLIGAQWDQRAARADDALRALRASLSSPKPEYHGPHYSFGGMSVRPFASAARVPIWVGGRTTQSLRRAIALADGWLPFALPVRQVREMLAAADPPAGFDVVLPTGALDPAARGPDVRNRLETLREAGATAVSCTLTARSLEHYLEQLGLLRDIADTL; via the coding sequence GTGCGTCTGGGACTGTCCACACCGGTCGTGGTGCAGGTTCCCGGCGTCGCCTCGCCCTGGGAAGCCGACGCGGGTCCCGAGGAACTGCGTCGGGTCGCCACCACCGCCGATGAGCTCGGCTACGAGTTCCTGACCTGCTCCGAACATGTCGCGATCCCCGTCGACGAGGCCCCGGCGCGAGGCGACGTGTACTGGGATCCGTTGTCCACCCTGGGGTTTCTTGCCGCGCACACCCGGCGGATCAAGCTCACCACCGCAGTGGTGGTGCTGGGCTACCACCACCCGCTTGAGATCGTCAAACGCTACGGCACGCTGGACCGACTCAGTGCCGGGCGACTGATCCTGGGCGTCGGAATCGGTTCCCTCGCAGCTGAATTCGACCTCATCGGAGCGCAGTGGGACCAGCGAGCCGCGCGTGCCGACGACGCACTTCGCGCATTGCGTGCGTCGCTGTCGAGCCCGAAGCCCGAGTATCACGGGCCGCATTACTCCTTCGGCGGGATGTCTGTGCGGCCGTTCGCGAGCGCTGCGCGGGTGCCGATCTGGGTGGGCGGCAGAACCACCCAGTCTCTGCGCCGGGCGATAGCGCTTGCCGACGGTTGGCTGCCGTTCGCGCTGCCGGTCCGGCAAGTGCGGGAGATGCTGGCCGCCGCGGATCCGCCGGCAGGGTTCGACGTCGTCCTGCCCACCGGCGCGCTCGACCCGGCGGCACGTGGCCCGGACGTCCGGAATCGACTCGAGACGCTGCGCGAGGCGGGCGCCACCGCGGTGTCGTGCACCCTGACTGCACGCTCGCTGGAGCATTACCTCGAGCAGCTCGGGTTGCTGCGCGACATCGCCGACACCCTCTGA